A single window of Drosophila suzukii chromosome 3, CBGP_Dsuzu_IsoJpt1.0, whole genome shotgun sequence DNA harbors:
- the LOC118877718 gene encoding SPRY domain-containing protein 7 gives MFCCLRTCLNGGHMRKPTAAASRLREPDVHLDAAHMGPDVILLSHQLRVTGTGGVLATAPLVQSKSYFEVKIQQGGSWSVGLATRQTDLSRKSGGGDRESWCLCSDNATRHNDQEEFRPVVQAACTTQPSRTTNGILNNSAAKAAGLIAIEDLQQEDLLMTTGVASSDVGIGDSLVTSPPRDFPDEGDIVGVAFDHVELNFYFNGKNLEVPFRNVRGAALFPVIYVGNGAILDIILDNFSHGPPPGFERILLEQSLL, from the exons ATGTTCTGCTGCTTACGCACCTGTCTCAATGGCGGACACATGAGGAAGCCCACGGCAGCTGCGAGTCGTCTCCGGGAGCCCGATGTTCACCTTGATGCAGCACATATGG GACCTGATGTAATCCTGCTGTCTCATCAGCTGCGGGTTACAGGCACCGGCGGCGTTTTGGCCACAGCTCCCTTGGTCCAATCGAAATCCTACTTCGAAGTGAAGATCCAGCAGGGAGGCAGTTGGTCCGTGGGACTGGCAACCCGGCAAACGGATCTCAGTCGCAAGAGCGGAGGTGGGGATCGCGAATCCTGGTGCCTGTGCTCTGACAATGCCACGCGTCACAATGACCAAGAGGAGTTTCGACCGGTGGTGCAGGCAGCCTGCACCACCCAACCATCAAGGACGACCAATGGGATCCTAAACAATAGTGCTGCCAAGGCGGCTGGCCTCATCGCCATTGAGGATCTGCAGCAGGAAGATCTGCTGATGACCACCGGGGTGGCATCATCTGATGTTGGCATCGGTGATTCATTAGTTACATCGCCACCGCGTGATTTTCCCGACGAGGGTGACATTGTGGGCGTAGCCTTCGATCATGTGGAGCTAAATTTCTAtttcaatggaaaaaatctggAGGTTCCCTTCCGGAATGTGCGGGGCGCAGCATTATTTCCCGTAATCTATG TGGGCAACGGTGCCATTCTGGACATTATTTTGGACAATTTTTCGCATGGTCCTCCACCTGGATTCGAGCGTATACTTCTGGAGCAGTCGTTACTTTAA
- the LOC108014809 gene encoding tubulin alpha chain, translated as MSGKGEIIQIHIGQAGVQIANACWELFCLEHGILANGRLTQTPMDDSFLTFFELTSSQPCVQPRLVMIDTEPTVIDEIRTGSYRNLFHPDTLISGKDDSGSNFARGYNLMASELLDRSMNAIRRVADRCRNLRGFLVFRAIGGGSGSGLGTRIMERLVEDFGKKMTVVEFLVYPSPSISPVIVEPYNALLAAHFSMDCTDVSFIVDNEALYDICANTLNVPAPTYTNLNRIIGQVVSSFTASQRFGGGSTVSFQELQTNLVPYPRIHYPLINYAPLVPVTHSQFVNMSTAQLTGQCFQMSNQMVRCNPSHGKYMASVLLYRGDIAPNEINTALENIKRNRSFRFVDWSPTGFKIGVSPMPPYYVPGGDLAPTNRACVAISNNTNIRIAWCRLVNKFDKLYQRRAFVYHYVGEGLEEGNFNEASENICQLVHDYLEVDASAPTSRRDSDPEEE; from the exons ATGTCCGGAAAGGGGGAGATCATTCAGATACACATCGGTCAGGCTGGTGTGCAGATAGCCAACGCCTGTTGGGAGCTCTTTTGCCTGGAGCATGGAATTTTGGCCAATGGAAGACTTACGCAAACACCGATGGACGATTCATTCCTGACATTCTTTGAGCTCACCAGCAGCCAACCATGCGTACAGCCTCGACTAGTTATGATCGACACGGAGCCCACAGTAATAG ATGAGATTCGCACAGGTTCCTACCGCAATCTCTTTCATCCGGACACCTTGATCTCGGGCAAGGACGATAGTGGCAGTAACTTTGCCCGGGGCTATAATCTTATGGCCAGCGAGTTGTTGGATCGCTCCATGAATGCCATTCGTCGCGTGGCCGATCGCTGCAGGAACCTCAGGGGCTTTCTGGTCTTCCGGGCGATTGGCGGTGGTTCCGGTTCTGGGTTAGGCACTCGCATAATGGAGAGACTCGTAGAGGACTTTGGCAAAAAGATGACCGTTGTAGAATTTCTGGTCTATCCCTCGCCCTC GATATCTCCGGTTATTGTGGAGCCCTACAATGCCCTGCTGGCTGCCCATTTCTCAATGGACTGCACTGACGTCTCGTTTATTGTGGATAACGAGGCATTGTACGACATTTGTGCTAATACCCTTAATGTCCCTGCACCCACATATACAAATCTGAATAGAATCATCGGACAAGTGGTTTCCAGCTTCACAGCCTCACAGCGTTTTGGCGGAGGATCGACCGTAAGTTTTCAGGAGCTGCAGACGAACCTTGTGCCATATCCGCGAATCCACTATCCGCTAATCAACTACGCGCCATTGGTTCCCGTTACGCACTCGCAGTTCGTCAATATGTCGACGGCCCAGCTTACGGGTCAGTGTTTCCAGATGAGCAACCAAATGGTGAGGTGTAATCCAAGTCACGGCAAGTACATGGCAAGTGTTCTCCTCTACCGCGGGGACATAGCCCCCAATGAGATCAATACGGCGCTGGAGAACATTAAGAGGAACAGGTCTTTCAGATTCGTTGACTGGTCGCCCACGGGCTTTAAGATCGGCGTGAGCCCCATGCCGCCGTATTATGTCCCTGGCGGGGATCTGGCGCCCACCAATCGCGCCTGCGTAGCGATCTCGAACAACACGAACATCCGGATCGCCTGGTGCCGCCTGGTCAATAAGTTCGACAAGCTGTACCAACGGCGGGCCTTCGTCTATCACTATGTGGGCGAAGGACTGGAGGAGGGAAACTTCAACGAGGCCTCCGAGAATATCTGCCAGCTGGTGCACGACTACCTGGAGGTGGATGCATCGGCTCCTACATCGCGTCGCGATTCCGATCCGGAAGAAGAGTAG
- the LOC108014880 gene encoding uncharacterized protein, with the protein MELKSPVWMKCGLLFTLVMMVIFVESTDTDGKVALTQKEIFNIERRLQKEIEQIDEYENTGVATYVRLPASAVEPNSRLGILFRTYYIDNVQLPLNRLSLDFSTLLEYTRESTVPVLIKLFAEEQFLRRHPEKSFNFGFHITFYYRFDSFVAELANGNQLNPNITCRALHSPQQFLYSFYMASVLYASKEHALIQWSNLILHKTAGSTYAFYEKEAREEYEKRLDRVQTVIKDLIVTADRKVWRCDPEEHKLGETYERVTRFLQGYISNEADLSKDETCMNECADYKFTRYEGYTESPFSPTHARCSGNVHDCRYVESDMRVCEADHGSDRRYEFIQYESGLVYGQKDVCSNWFPNVESWHRWIFWRCSYCLCLCDDTSDQSDRFFSLRPVLSDVQRNRVVTGLRFVKLNRIFHLQIQEGELLPHGIINQTEWKPVDEFNVQSVWKDIDYHELSYKSRSIDLDEVKVENNSVVTGLRFQKVGTHLNLQARFSEIDFESGQLRGDTYWKLGGGDQPRQKLHLENTNVPTRSNSTVPLSSDNQYIDFTNTGFKDDAAQTTVPFIDIQEVTSDPPVPLSGIGIYYKGLHGFGGFLAPKLITYDYSPYIQVPTWASSSLPDEKTSSDENTSSDIKISSDEETPLDENILSDEKTPSDEEPENYDDYYNP; encoded by the exons ATGGAGCTTAAGTCACCGGTCTGGATGAAGTGCGGTCTTCTCTTCACCCTGGTCATGATGGTGATCTTTGTAGAGTCTACAGACACAGATGGCAAGGTTGCACTTACGcagaaagaaatatttaatattgaGCGACGATTGCAAAAGGAAATAGAGCAGATAGATGAGTATGAAAATACGGGAGTTGCCACG TACGTGAGACTTCCGGCGTCTGCCGTTGAACCAAACAGTCGTTTAGGGATATTATTTCGAACGTATTATATAGACAACGTACAGCTTCCACTGAATAGGCTATCATTGGATTTCAGCACATTGTTAGAATATACACGCGAGTCTACGGTTCCGGTATTGATAAAATTGTTTGCAGAGGAACAGTTTTTAAGAAGACACCCAGAGAAAAGTTTCAATTTCGGTTTCCATATTACATTTTACTATAGATTTGATAGTTTTGTAGCAGAGCTGGCGAATGGCAATCAG CTGAACCCCAATATTACCTGCAGGGCTCTCCATTCGCCCCAGCAATTCCTTTACTCTTTCTATATGGCTAGCGTGCTATACGCATCAAAGGAACACGCCTTAATTCAGTGGTCCAATCTAATCCTACATAAGACGGCAGGCAGTACTTATGCCTTCTATGAAAAAGAAGCTAGGGAAGAATACGAGAAGAGGTTGGATCGTGTGCAGACTGTGATAAAGGATCTTATAGTCACTGCGGATCGCAAAGTTTGGCGCTGCGATCCGGAGGAACACAAGCTGGGGGAAACCTACGAGAGGGTCACCCGCTTCTTGCAAGGATATATCTCTAATGAGGCGGATTTAAGCAAGGACGAGACTTGCATGAACGAGTGTGCCGACTACAAATTCACTAGATATGAGGGATACACCGAAAGTCCTTTCTCTCCCACGCACGCCAGATGCTCTGGTAACGTCCATGATTGCCGCTATGTAGAGTCCGATATGAGGGTGTGTGAGGCCGATCATGGCTCCGATAGGCGGTACGAGTTCATCCAGTACGAGAGCGGACTCGTGTACGGCCAAAAGGACGTTTGCAGCAATTGGTTTCCCAATGTAGAAAGCTGGCATCGCTGGATCTTCTGGAGATGCAGCTACTGCCTGTGTTTGTGCGATGATACTAGCGATCAGTCAGATCGCTTCTTTAGCCTAAGACCTGTGCTATCCGATGTGCAGAGGAACAG AGTCGTGACGGGCCTGCGATTCGTGAAGCTTAATCGCATTTTCCATCTGCAGATACAGGAGGGTGAGCTCTTGCCACATGGAATCATCAACCAGACCGAATGGAAGCCCGTAGACGAGTTCAATGTTCAAAGTGTGTGGAAGGACATAGACTATCACGAGCTTAGCTATAAAAGTCGTTCCATTGACCTGGATGAGGTGAAAGTGGAAAACAATTCTGTGGTTACCGGACTGCGTTTCCAAAAGGTGGGAACCCATCTTAACTTACAGGCCCGGTTCAGCGAAATCGATTTTGAGAGCGGCCAGCTAAGAGGGGACACCTACTGGAAGTTAGGGGGCGGCGATCAACCAAg GCAAAAATTGCACCTGGAGAATACCAACGTGCCCACGCGATCCAACTCTACAGTTCCACTTTCAAGCGATAACCAGTACATTGATTTTACCAATACTGGATTTAAAGATGATGCTGCCCAGACGACAGTGCCCTTCATCGATATCCAGGAAGTAACCTCGGACCCACCGGTACCGCTCTCGGGAATCGGTATATATTACAAGGGCCTTCATGGCTTTGGTGGCTTCCTGGCTCCCAAGCTCATCACCTATGACTACTCGCCCTACATCCAAGTGCCCACATGGGCTTCCTCTAGTTTGCCTGATGAAAAAACATCATCAGATGAAAATACATCGTCAGATATAAAGATATCATCAGATGAAGAGACACCATTAGATGAAAACATATTATCAGATGAAAAGACACCATCAGATGAAGAGCCAGAAAACTATGATGATTACTATAAcccataa
- the DNaseII gene encoding plancitoxin-1: MRSLCFVLLIVWFSCQKEASAKVSCKDESGNDVDWWHLYKLPKHYQHNDLGKDTSGLKYLYVTSQSYDTWQMSGKFISDPLSLPAQTLNPLNADPTHTLLAAYNDQLPNGTVFSTGGHAKGVVASDGVTAIWIVHSVPKYPTVPDYTYPTSGEQYAQSMLCITLKAEDLEKVGQVLVYNEPHFYYERNPLVSRSDELFPSLERALHGQWRTESPFQKEVELRTLDGKKFRLFGKSGRANVELYADVVAPALDVSLFVEAWRDGTGNLPNSCDKSDKVLNVEAISSPELSVDFRTTQDHSKWAVSRPTGVLIYHWRVGGGDWICVGDINRQQGQLQRGGGTVCHKSSRVSNLYRQLVANFDKCAEVQ, translated from the exons ATGAGATCTCTGTGTTTTGTCTTGCTGATCGTTTGGTTTTCATGCCAAAAAGAAGCTAGTGCTAAGGTATCCTGCAAGGATGAATCTGGAAACGATGTGGATTG GTGGCACCTTTACAAGTTGCCCAAGCACTACCAGCACAATGATTTGGGCAAGGACACCAGTGGCCTGAAGTATCTGTACGTGACAAGCCAGAGCTACGACACCTGGCAAATGTCCGGGAAGTTCATCAGTGACCCCTTGTCCCTGCCAGCCCAGACCCTGAATCCCCTGAATGCCGATCCCACCCACACTCTGCTGGCCGCCTACAACGATCAGCTGCCGAATGGAACTGTCTTCAGCACTGGTGGTCATGCCAAGGGAGTTGTGGCCAGTGATGGTGTGACTGCGATTTGGATTGTTCACTCGGTGCCCAAGTACCCCACTGTTCCCGACTACACCTATCCCACTTCCGGCGAGCAATACGCCCAGAGTATGCTCTGCATCACTCTGAAAGCCGAGGATCTGGAGAAGGTCGGTCAGGTGTTGGTCTACAACGAACCGCACTTCTACTACGAAAGGAATCCCCTGGTCAGTCGGTCTGATGAACTATTTCCGAGCTTGGAGAGGGCCCTACATGGCCAATGGCGTACGGAATCGCCCTTCCAGAAGGAGGTGGAGCTGCGCACTTTGGATGGCAAGAAGTTCCGTTTGTTCGGAAAGAGTGGACGTGCCAATGTGGAGCTATATGCCGATGTGGTGGCCCCCGCTCTGGATGTCAGTCTGTTTGTGGAGGCGTGGCGCGATGGAACCGGCAATTTGCCCAATAGCTGCGATAAATCCGATAAGGTCCTTAATGTGGAGGCTATATCCAGTCCGGAGCTATCTGTGGACTTCCGGACCACCCAAGATCATTCCAAGTGGGCAGTTTCTCGTCCCACGGGAGTACTGATCTACCATTGGCGCGTTGGAGGCGGCGATTGGATTTGCGTGGGCGACATCAACCGCCAGCAGGGTCAGTTGCAACGAGGAGGTGGAACTGTTTGCCACAAGAGCTCGAGGGTCTCCAACTTGTACCGCCAGCTAGTCGCCAATTTCGACAAGTGTGCCGAAGTGCAGTAA